A genomic region of Salinibacter pepae contains the following coding sequences:
- a CDS encoding aspartate kinase, with product MPDSSPPPPDVPESPLVVFKFGGTSVGRPDRFRTVVQLIREAAAEGRVVAVVSALSGVSRQLASALEAVSTRADGATAVEALTDTLRTRHAEQAEAVLCAGRKRTYEAILDERLDALRRAFDRVEQDADVPAARDAVLAVGEQLSVPMVTLALRDAGLHAPRCDATDLVVTDDTFGAAQVQHDATSERVRAWYRSLDPAAVPVVAGFIGATEDGRPTTLGFEGSDYSAALVAALLGAQGLTRYTDVDGIYTDDPDANEAAERVDHLSMEAALARSASGGLGMHPKTLRPLADAGIPMQVRSIVAPDRPGTPIVPADGTADALWPAP from the coding sequence GTGCCCGATTCGTCACCCCCGCCGCCAGACGTCCCGGAATCGCCCCTCGTGGTGTTCAAGTTTGGGGGAACGTCGGTGGGCCGGCCGGACCGATTCCGGACGGTCGTGCAACTGATCCGGGAGGCGGCCGCCGAGGGGCGTGTCGTCGCCGTCGTGTCGGCGCTCTCGGGGGTGTCGCGACAGCTGGCGAGTGCACTTGAGGCGGTGTCGACCCGGGCCGACGGCGCGACGGCAGTGGAGGCCCTGACCGACACGCTCCGGACCCGTCACGCCGAGCAGGCGGAGGCGGTGTTGTGTGCAGGCCGGAAGCGCACCTACGAAGCGATCCTCGACGAGCGGCTGGACGCCCTCCGACGTGCGTTCGATCGGGTCGAGCAGGACGCAGATGTCCCCGCGGCCCGGGACGCGGTGCTCGCCGTGGGGGAGCAGCTCTCGGTGCCGATGGTTACCCTTGCGCTCCGTGACGCGGGCCTCCACGCCCCGCGGTGCGACGCGACCGACCTGGTCGTGACGGATGATACCTTCGGGGCGGCCCAGGTACAGCACGACGCCACGTCCGAACGGGTGCGCGCCTGGTACCGGTCGCTGGACCCGGCGGCCGTGCCGGTGGTGGCCGGGTTCATCGGGGCCACGGAGGACGGCAGGCCCACGACCCTCGGATTTGAGGGGAGCGACTACTCGGCGGCCCTCGTCGCAGCGCTGCTCGGGGCGCAGGGGCTTACCCGGTACACCGACGTCGATGGGATTTACACCGACGATCCGGACGCGAACGAGGCGGCCGAGCGGGTTGACCACCTGTCGATGGAGGCGGCCCTCGCACGCAGTGCGTCGGGCGGGCTCGGGATGCACCCCAAAACGCTACGCCCGCTTGCTGACGCAGGCATTCCCATGCAGGTGCGGTCCATCGTCGCGCCGGACCGGCCGGGCACCCCGATTGTGCCGGCCGACGGCACCGCCGACGCGCTCTGGCCGGCGCCGTAA
- a CDS encoding nucleoside recognition domain-containing protein, with protein MLNYIWSGLIIGSLLFALTVDTQELVENRFRNETALPVALHFPDGYAPDARRQPVEIRIDSATYRDVYGVNAAPDPVYAGTLVQTQEGRKVEFDPDADLPEPLATIQSFHATDDNPALRGALQGTSRTTAGVGRTETALQFEPVRFRKLNDIAQAALNFAETAASLALSLIGVLGLMLGLVKIGEEAGLIESLTGIVQPILSPLFPNVPDDHPALANISLNLLANVFGLGNAATPLGIKAMEDLQELNPSDEKASDDMVMLLALNTSSVQLVPPSLLVAIMGLQINQLFFSITLATLCSTVAGILGTLALHRLPYFRATAPHRTADAEDPDE; from the coding sequence ATGCTCAACTACATCTGGAGTGGGCTCATTATTGGGAGCCTGCTCTTCGCCCTGACCGTCGACACCCAGGAGCTGGTCGAGAACCGGTTCCGGAACGAGACCGCCCTTCCGGTCGCGCTCCACTTCCCCGACGGCTACGCGCCGGACGCGCGTCGTCAGCCGGTCGAGATTCGGATCGACTCGGCCACGTACCGGGACGTGTACGGCGTGAATGCGGCGCCGGACCCGGTCTATGCCGGCACGCTCGTGCAGACCCAGGAGGGCCGAAAGGTGGAGTTCGACCCGGACGCCGATCTTCCCGAGCCGCTCGCCACCATTCAGTCGTTCCACGCGACGGACGACAATCCAGCCCTCCGCGGCGCCCTCCAGGGGACGTCCCGGACGACCGCCGGGGTGGGCCGGACCGAGACCGCCCTTCAGTTCGAGCCGGTTCGCTTTCGCAAACTAAACGACATCGCGCAGGCGGCCCTCAACTTTGCGGAGACGGCCGCCTCGCTCGCCCTCAGCCTCATCGGCGTCCTCGGGCTCATGCTGGGCCTCGTAAAGATCGGTGAGGAGGCGGGGCTCATCGAATCCCTCACCGGCATTGTCCAGCCCATCCTGAGCCCCCTCTTTCCCAACGTGCCGGACGATCACCCGGCCCTCGCCAACATCAGCCTCAACCTACTGGCGAACGTGTTCGGGCTGGGCAACGCGGCGACCCCGCTGGGGATTAAGGCCATGGAGGACCTGCAGGAGCTGAACCCGTCGGACGAGAAGGCGAGCGACGACATGGTGATGCTGCTGGCGCTCAACACCTCGAGCGTACAACTCGTCCCGCCCTCGCTCCTGGTGGCCATCATGGGCCTGCAGATCAACCAACTCTTCTTCTCCATCACACTGGCGACCCTCTGCTCGACCGTCGCCGGCATTCTCGGCACCCTGGCCCTTCACCGGCTTCCGTACTTTCGGGCGACGGCCCCGCACCGCACCGCCGACGCCGAAGACCCGGACGAGTAA
- a CDS encoding spore maturation protein translates to MLETIRSAVGVLSAFVLPALLVGFPLYGLLKGVRVYEVFVEGAKEGFDVAVTIIPYLIAILFAIGMFRASGAMDYLVNVLDPVLGVIGVPAEVLPMGIVRPLTGSGSAGLVADMINQYGEDSLVVKMAATMFGSTETTFYVIAVYFGAVNIRDTRHAVPAGLFADFVGFLASVYMVQLLFG, encoded by the coding sequence ATGCTTGAAACCATCCGCTCTGCCGTTGGCGTGCTGTCGGCCTTCGTGCTGCCGGCCCTGCTCGTCGGCTTTCCCCTCTACGGCCTCCTCAAAGGCGTCCGGGTCTACGAGGTGTTTGTCGAGGGCGCCAAGGAGGGCTTCGACGTCGCCGTGACCATCATTCCGTACCTGATCGCCATCCTCTTCGCCATCGGGATGTTTCGGGCCTCGGGCGCCATGGACTACCTGGTGAACGTGCTCGACCCCGTGCTGGGCGTCATCGGCGTGCCCGCCGAGGTCCTGCCGATGGGCATCGTGCGGCCCCTCACGGGCTCCGGCTCCGCGGGCCTCGTGGCCGACATGATCAACCAGTACGGCGAGGACTCCCTCGTGGTGAAGATGGCCGCGACCATGTTCGGCTCCACCGAGACCACCTTCTACGTCATCGCGGTCTACTTCGGCGCCGTCAACATCCGTGATACGCGCCACGCCGTCCCCGCCGGCCTCTTTGCCGATTTCGTCGGCTTCCTCGCGTCGGTGTACATGGTGCAGTTGCTATTCGGATAG
- the dacB gene encoding D-alanyl-D-alanine carboxypeptidase/D-alanyl-D-alanine endopeptidase, with the protein MSRSGLPFGRSAGLLFGLLMLVVGAAKAAVAQPATEPQSTRAYIRSVVTDTIEAAPYTGALWGIEVTNLETGERLFQHNPEHLFTPASNTKLLTAAAALRRLGPSYRYETGLYVDGSVRNGVLRGNLIVRGSGDPTLGGYAQRDDPTAVFRDWADSLRAAGITRIEGDILGDDNPFSDVPLGDGWSWNDVPYAYAAEINGLVFNGNTIDLEVRGRQVGAPGRVAWSPFETDYVRVRNQSRTVPRDSTSDEDYDRPFSENTFTVRSRIHPNELQEETLTITEPTKYFTHTLRSVLLREGISVGGQGRDVDDSPLTPRYEADSVRRVGTYRSPPLREVVQTMNHESQNLYAEQLLRTLAVVGPPDTTADDLTAGSAALGALAVRTELSEVGIDTSRVRVVDGSGLSRKNYVRPRAMTRLLVHMWSEAPSDRRAAFYDSLPTGGREGTLEYRFPRGAAARNEVRAKTGTLTGASALSGYVRTPRGTPLAFVIFCNHHLADAEDVRAAQDAIVNALAERPL; encoded by the coding sequence ATGTCGCGATCCGGTTTGCCGTTCGGAAGAAGTGCGGGGCTCCTTTTTGGGCTTTTGATGCTCGTCGTGGGGGCGGCGAAAGCGGCCGTCGCCCAACCGGCCACCGAGCCGCAGTCGACCCGGGCGTACATCCGGTCCGTCGTCACCGACACGATCGAGGCCGCCCCGTACACGGGCGCACTCTGGGGCATTGAGGTGACCAACCTGGAGACGGGCGAGCGCCTGTTTCAGCACAATCCGGAGCACCTGTTCACGCCCGCATCCAACACCAAGCTCTTGACCGCGGCCGCCGCCCTCCGCCGGCTGGGCCCCTCGTACCGGTACGAGACGGGGCTGTACGTGGACGGGTCGGTGCGGAACGGCGTCCTGCGCGGGAACCTGATCGTGCGGGGGAGTGGGGACCCGACGCTGGGCGGCTACGCGCAGCGGGACGACCCCACGGCGGTCTTTCGGGACTGGGCGGACTCGCTGCGGGCGGCCGGCATCACGCGCATCGAAGGCGACATTTTGGGGGACGACAATCCGTTCAGCGACGTGCCGCTCGGGGACGGGTGGAGCTGGAACGACGTGCCCTACGCGTACGCCGCGGAGATCAACGGGCTCGTCTTCAACGGCAACACGATTGACCTGGAGGTGCGGGGCCGCCAGGTGGGGGCGCCCGGCCGCGTTGCCTGGTCGCCCTTCGAGACCGATTACGTTCGGGTCCGCAATCAGAGCCGAACGGTGCCGCGGGACTCGACGTCCGACGAGGACTACGACCGTCCCTTTTCGGAGAACACCTTCACGGTCCGCTCGCGAATCCACCCGAACGAACTTCAGGAGGAGACCCTCACGATCACGGAGCCGACGAAATACTTCACCCACACGCTGCGGTCCGTGCTGCTCCGGGAAGGCATTTCGGTAGGGGGGCAGGGGCGGGACGTGGACGATTCGCCCCTCACGCCGCGCTACGAGGCCGACTCGGTGCGGCGGGTTGGAACGTACCGGTCGCCCCCGCTGCGGGAGGTCGTGCAGACGATGAACCACGAGAGCCAGAACCTGTACGCCGAGCAGCTCCTCCGCACGCTCGCAGTGGTGGGGCCGCCGGACACCACCGCCGACGACCTCACGGCGGGATCGGCGGCACTTGGTGCCCTGGCCGTGCGCACGGAGCTGTCGGAGGTGGGCATCGACACCAGTCGGGTGCGGGTCGTGGACGGCTCGGGCCTCTCGCGCAAGAACTACGTGCGGCCCCGTGCCATGACCCGGCTCCTCGTGCACATGTGGAGCGAGGCGCCGTCCGACCGCCGCGCGGCGTTCTACGACTCGCTGCCGACGGGGGGGCGAGAGGGCACCCTTGAATACCGGTTCCCCCGAGGCGCCGCGGCCCGGAACGAGGTGCGCGCCAAAACCGGCACGTTGACCGGGGCCAGTGCGCTCAGTGGATACGTACGCACCCCCCGCGGCACGCCGCTCGCCTTCGTGATCTTCTGCAATCACCACCTGGCCGACGCCGAGGACGTGCGGGCCGCCCAGGATGCCATCGTGAACGCGCTGGCCGAACGGCCCCTCTGA
- a CDS encoding M20 family peptidase: protein MPRMLPDWLPGPYLLIGTGLALGAVLAVVAVRTSQVESRQTETEPVDPAVAADAPRRLAEALKIRTITQRDPAKLDSAAFRDFYRHVAQAFPTVHTALDTMHVNGLSRLYTWRGSDPSLAPIVLMAHVDVVPIEDASAWTHPPFGGRIADGYVWGRGALDDKASALGILEAIEALLNRGVTPRRTVHVALGHDEEVGGARGGRALSERITAGNASPALVVDEGGAIARGALPGLTDPLAVVGVAGKGFLSVALTADGPGGHSSVPPSRTSIEGLNEALTRLRANPLPSRLTGVAGTMFDYLAPEVTLPMRTMLANRWLTTPILRAVLNRRPATRAAIRTTTVPTRLDAGVKDNVIPTEARAVVNFRILPSQSVGEVVAHVRRVLDGLSVQVEPIRSTSPPSVSAIDTPAFRMMQRTIGQVTADSVVVAPYLLPGRTDSGYYADDSDAVYRFVPYQLGPDDRSRIHGANERIAVDDYRTVVQFYTQLIRNADRLPVTRTSGAEPDG, encoded by the coding sequence ATGCCCCGCATGCTCCCCGACTGGCTCCCCGGACCGTATCTCCTGATCGGCACCGGACTGGCGCTCGGGGCTGTGCTCGCCGTCGTCGCGGTCCGGACCAGCCAAGTCGAGTCGCGCCAGACAGAGACGGAGCCGGTGGACCCGGCGGTCGCCGCCGATGCCCCCCGGCGGCTTGCCGAGGCCCTCAAGATCCGAACCATCACCCAGCGGGATCCTGCGAAGCTCGACTCGGCGGCGTTCCGCGACTTCTATCGGCATGTGGCCCAGGCCTTCCCGACCGTCCACACCGCCCTCGACACGATGCACGTCAACGGGCTGAGTCGCCTCTACACCTGGAGGGGAAGCGACCCATCCCTCGCGCCGATTGTGCTCATGGCGCACGTCGACGTGGTGCCGATCGAAGACGCCTCGGCCTGGACGCACCCGCCGTTCGGGGGGCGGATCGCCGACGGATACGTGTGGGGGCGCGGGGCCCTGGACGACAAGGCGAGCGCCCTCGGCATCCTGGAGGCCATCGAGGCCCTGCTGAATCGGGGCGTAACGCCGCGGCGGACGGTGCACGTGGCGCTGGGGCACGACGAAGAGGTGGGCGGGGCGCGGGGCGGGCGCGCCCTGTCCGAGCGAATTACGGCCGGAAACGCCTCCCCGGCACTGGTGGTGGATGAAGGAGGGGCCATTGCGCGGGGCGCGCTCCCCGGCCTGACGGACCCCCTTGCGGTCGTAGGGGTGGCGGGCAAAGGGTTTTTGAGCGTGGCGCTTACGGCCGACGGGCCGGGGGGACACTCGTCCGTGCCGCCGTCTCGGACCAGCATCGAGGGGCTCAACGAGGCGCTGACCCGGTTGCGGGCCAACCCGCTGCCGTCCCGCCTCACGGGCGTGGCGGGCACCATGTTCGACTACCTCGCGCCGGAGGTGACGCTTCCGATGCGGACGATGCTGGCAAATCGGTGGCTCACCACCCCAATCCTGCGAGCCGTACTGAACCGCCGCCCGGCGACCCGGGCCGCAATCCGGACGACGACCGTGCCGACGCGCCTTGACGCCGGGGTGAAGGACAACGTCATTCCGACGGAGGCCCGGGCCGTGGTCAACTTCCGGATTCTGCCGAGCCAGTCGGTTGGCGAGGTCGTGGCCCACGTCCGGCGCGTCCTGGACGGGCTGTCCGTCCAGGTGGAGCCGATCCGGTCGACCTCCCCCCCGTCGGTGTCGGCGATCGACACGCCGGCGTTCCGGATGATGCAGCGAACCATCGGGCAGGTCACGGCGGATTCGGTCGTCGTGGCCCCCTACCTCCTGCCCGGGCGCACGGACAGCGGCTACTACGCCGACGACAGTGACGCCGTGTACCGATTCGTGCCGTACCAGCTCGGGCCGGACGACCGGAGCCGCATCCACGGGGCCAATGAGCGCATTGCGGTCGACGACTACCGGACGGTCGTCCAGTTCTACACGCAGCTTATCCGCAACGCCGATCGCCTCCCGGTAACGCGCACGTCCGGCGCCGAGCCGGACGGCTGA
- a CDS encoding deoxyribodipyrimidine photo-lyase yields MSLLPDRIQPLNDTGVQEGARYVLYWMEQSQRAQHNPALERALHHASETGLPLLVVCGVTDDFPEATLRHHTFLLEGLQETKQRLADRGLKLVVREGAPDDVALEYAGAAAVLVTDRGYLRHQKQWRARVAEEAPCRVEQVEGDVVVPVETVTDKAEYAARTIRPKIHEHLERCLKLPEPVPVETPSLDLDIDSGRSLDDIEAVTNQMDLDRRVGAVSDLYPGGVSEAEAILDDFLAEHLDGYDENRNQIHSHAVSHMSKYLHYGQISPVWLAQQVRRAEGPESDIDSYIEELVVRRELTMNHVHFRPDTYDSYTCLPEWARESLAEHADDEREYVYSLDELEDGTTHDPYWNAAMKEMRETGYMHNYMRMYWGKKILEWSPDPKTAYDRTLRLNNRYFLDGRDPNSFANVAWVFGLHDRGWKERPVYGKVRYMSQGGLDRKADPDAYVEKVDRLATVAQSA; encoded by the coding sequence ATGAGCCTTCTTCCTGACCGCATCCAGCCGCTAAACGACACGGGCGTTCAGGAGGGCGCCCGGTACGTCCTGTACTGGATGGAGCAGTCGCAGCGGGCCCAGCACAACCCAGCCCTGGAACGGGCCCTCCACCATGCCAGCGAGACGGGCCTGCCGCTGCTGGTTGTGTGCGGCGTCACGGACGATTTTCCGGAGGCCACCCTTCGGCACCACACCTTCCTTCTGGAGGGCCTCCAGGAAACCAAACAACGCCTCGCCGACCGCGGGCTCAAGCTGGTCGTGCGTGAAGGGGCACCGGACGACGTGGCCCTCGAGTACGCCGGGGCGGCCGCGGTCCTGGTCACCGACCGCGGGTATCTCCGTCACCAAAAGCAGTGGCGGGCCCGCGTGGCGGAGGAGGCCCCCTGTCGGGTGGAGCAGGTGGAAGGCGATGTGGTGGTGCCCGTCGAGACGGTCACCGACAAGGCGGAGTACGCCGCCCGGACCATCCGGCCGAAGATCCACGAGCACCTAGAGCGGTGTCTGAAGCTGCCGGAACCGGTGCCCGTGGAGACCCCCTCCCTCGACCTGGACATCGATTCAGGACGCTCGCTCGACGACATCGAGGCCGTCACGAACCAGATGGATCTCGACCGGCGCGTGGGGGCGGTTTCCGACCTGTATCCGGGCGGCGTTTCCGAGGCCGAGGCCATCCTGGACGATTTTCTCGCGGAGCATCTGGACGGGTACGACGAGAACCGCAACCAAATCCACTCCCACGCGGTCTCGCACATGAGCAAGTACCTCCACTACGGGCAAATCTCGCCCGTGTGGCTGGCCCAGCAGGTGCGCCGGGCCGAGGGCCCGGAGTCGGACATCGACTCCTACATCGAAGAGCTCGTGGTTCGGCGCGAGCTGACGATGAACCACGTCCACTTCCGGCCCGACACCTACGACTCGTACACGTGCCTGCCGGAGTGGGCCCGTGAAAGCCTGGCCGAACACGCCGACGACGAGCGTGAGTACGTCTACAGCCTGGACGAGCTGGAGGACGGGACCACCCACGACCCGTACTGGAACGCGGCAATGAAAGAAATGCGGGAGACCGGCTACATGCACAACTACATGCGCATGTACTGGGGCAAGAAGATTTTGGAATGGTCCCCCGATCCGAAGACGGCCTACGACCGCACGCTTCGGCTCAACAACCGGTACTTCCTCGACGGACGCGATCCCAATTCCTTCGCGAACGTGGCGTGGGTGTTTGGGCTCCACGACCGCGGGTGGAAGGAACGGCCCGTGTACGGAAAGGTGCGGTACATGAGCCAGGGCGGCCTGGATCGGAAGGCCGATCCGGACGCCTATGTTGAGAAGGTAGACCGTCTTGCGACGGTCGCGCAATCTGCGTAG
- a CDS encoding dicarboxylate/amino acid:cation symporter — protein MPWYKKLHWQIIIGLVLGLVYGVVAASAGWGQFTSDWVAPFGTIFLNLLQLIAVPLILASLIVGVASLGDLEQLSRIGGKTLGIYILTTTVALVIGLVLVNTLQPGRTVPQEMRTQLEQTYQGDIEQNMEVAEQAEGRGPLQPLVDIVPSNFFESASDNGNMLQVVFVALFLGVVLLLLPGEKSEPLLAVFDSLFEAIIKAVEIIMLTAPVGVFGLLADAITSIAAESPADLASLLGALGFYCLTVVIGLAIMVFVVYPIFMRLFTSISIPDYFRAIAPAQLVAFSTSSSGGTLPVTMEVSEKNLGVSEQVSSFVLPLGATVNMDGTALYQAVSAVFIAQVLGISLAFTQQLNIVLIAVLASIGTAAVPSAGIVMLVVILESIGVPSAGLALILGVDRPLDMLRTTNNVTGDTMVASVVAATENQLNFPTNGVSVATTDVQGGVREETAR, from the coding sequence ATGCCCTGGTACAAGAAGCTTCACTGGCAAATTATCATCGGGCTCGTGCTTGGCCTCGTCTACGGGGTCGTCGCCGCGTCCGCCGGATGGGGCCAATTCACCAGCGACTGGGTCGCGCCGTTCGGGACGATTTTCCTAAACCTCCTCCAACTCATTGCGGTGCCGCTTATCTTGGCGTCGTTGATTGTGGGGGTGGCGTCGCTTGGCGACCTCGAACAGCTGTCGCGGATTGGGGGAAAGACGCTGGGGATTTACATCTTGACCACCACCGTCGCGCTCGTGATTGGGCTCGTCCTGGTTAATACCCTTCAGCCGGGCCGAACCGTGCCGCAGGAGATGCGCACACAACTGGAGCAGACGTATCAGGGCGACATTGAGCAGAACATGGAGGTGGCCGAACAGGCGGAAGGGCGTGGCCCCCTGCAACCGCTGGTCGACATCGTGCCGTCGAACTTCTTCGAGTCGGCCTCGGACAACGGAAATATGCTCCAGGTCGTCTTCGTGGCCCTGTTCCTCGGGGTCGTGCTCCTCCTGCTTCCCGGTGAGAAGTCGGAGCCGTTGCTGGCGGTTTTCGACAGCTTATTCGAGGCGATCATCAAGGCGGTGGAGATCATCATGCTCACGGCGCCGGTGGGGGTGTTTGGGCTGCTGGCCGATGCGATTACCTCGATTGCCGCCGAGAGTCCCGCGGACCTTGCCAGCCTCCTCGGTGCCCTCGGGTTTTACTGCCTGACGGTGGTGATCGGGCTCGCGATCATGGTGTTTGTGGTCTACCCCATCTTTATGCGGCTCTTTACGTCCATCTCAATCCCGGACTACTTCCGGGCCATCGCCCCGGCACAGCTGGTCGCCTTCTCCACGTCGTCGAGCGGGGGCACGCTGCCGGTGACAATGGAGGTGTCGGAGAAGAACCTCGGCGTTTCGGAGCAGGTCTCCTCGTTCGTGCTGCCCCTGGGGGCCACGGTCAACATGGACGGGACGGCCCTCTACCAGGCCGTCTCGGCGGTCTTCATCGCACAGGTGCTCGGCATCAGCCTGGCGTTCACCCAGCAGCTCAACATCGTCCTGATCGCGGTGCTGGCCTCCATCGGAACCGCGGCGGTGCCGAGTGCGGGCATCGTGATGCTCGTCGTGATTCTGGAGTCGATCGGGGTGCCGAGTGCCGGCCTCGCCCTCATTCTCGGCGTCGACCGTCCGCTCGACATGCTTCGAACCACCAACAACGTCACGGGCGATACCATGGTCGCGTCCGTCGTGGCGGCCACGGAAAACCAGCTCAACTTCCCCACCAACGGCGTGAGCGTCGCGACGACCGACGTGCAGGGCGGCGTCCGCGAGGAAACGGCGAGGTAG